In Triticum aestivum cultivar Chinese Spring chromosome 5B, IWGSC CS RefSeq v2.1, whole genome shotgun sequence, the following proteins share a genomic window:
- the LOC123110549 gene encoding uncharacterized protein, with translation MPHYGFTQTDQGSSSCLGTNSVSCPGTISSGVLACLAVVPKCTPWHTPMGTGMKFTLPPAQDIHHLYVNPDAAMEFWKDHNQLNHETAVVHTVMRMSIHPRVGGLESLTTVEIWLLHLLRSAQPVDIVDLMIGEMQDTILTIRRRLPYAPYLIRLFDKKGWLEDGMKKALDQHLKPYKAPRPDDKRRLKNRALQHDKSYKAPKPDDKRRLVTRSLPAHMEVVFDDDGHVVLDHALVPSIQEQALWDTTNGEADTDHGQHMAPPPVPDEFRFGQLGAHNVEAGGLAGHTYDVPPMLQRQTDRQTAILEQMQRQIDHQTAILEQMQGQRQIDPQTAILEQMQRQIDRQTAILEQMQRQRQIDPQTAILEQMQRQMQDIRNLAVVSIGQSIRRDARHSDILALLDESFSASCGL, from the coding sequence atgccacactatGGATTCACCCAGACCGATCAAGGATCAAGTTCATGTTTGGGAACCAACAGCGTGAGTTGTCCAGGGACGATTTCTTCGGGTGTCTTGGCCTGTCTTGCTGTGGTGCCCAAGTGCACACCTTGGCATACCCCAATGGGAACAGGGATGAAGTTCACCTTGCCACCTGCACAGGACATTCACCACCTATACGTCAACCCTGATGCCGCGATGGAGTTCTGGAAGGATCACAATCAGTTGAACCATGAAACAGCGGTTGTACACACAGTCATGAGGATGTCGATCCATCCTAGAGTTGGAGGCCTTGAGTCCCTAACTACAGTTGAGATTTGGCTTCTGCACTTGTTGAGGTCAGCACAGCCTGTAGACATAGTAGATTTGATGATTGGAGAGATGCAGGACACCATTCTGACAATCAGACGTCGTCTGCCCTACGCCCCGTATCTCATTCGCTTGTTTGACAAGAAAGGTTGGCTTGAGGATGGCATGAAAAAGGCTTTGGATCAGCACCTCAAGCCATACAAAGCTCCAAGGCCCGATGACAAGAGGAGGCTCAAGAATAGGGCACTTCAGCATGACAAGTCGTACAAGGCTCCGAAGCCTGATGACAAGAGGAGGCTTGTGACCAGGTCACTTCCAGCCCACATGGAAGTTGTATTTGATGATGATGGGCATGTAGTGTTGGATCATGCACTTGTCCCGAGCATACAGGAGCAAGCTCTTTGGGACACCACTAATGGGGAAGCTGACACAGATCATGGCCAACATATGGCGCCACCCCCAGTTCCTGATGAGTTCAGATTTGGCCAGCTGGGAGCTCACAACGTAGAGGCAGGAGGCTTGGCTGGTCATACCTATGACGTTCCTCCCATGCTGCAGAGACAGACTGATCGCCAGACGGCTATCCTTGAGCAGATGCAGAGACAGATTGATCACCAGACGGCTATCCTTGAGCAGATGCAGGGACAGAGACAGATTGATCCCCAGACGGCTATCCTTGAGCAGATGCAGAGACAGATTGATCGCCAGACGGCTATCCTTGAGCAGATGCAGAGACAGAGACAGATTGATCCCCAGACGGCTATCCTTGAGCAGATGCAGAGACAGATGCAGGATATCCGCAACCTGGCTGTGGTTTCTATTGGTCAGAGTATTCGCCGTGACGCTCGCCACAGTGATATTCTGGCTCTTCTCGATGAGAGTTTTAGTGCTTCCTGTGGACTCTAG